A portion of the Iodobacter fluviatilis genome contains these proteins:
- a CDS encoding transposase: MARLPRACPVDIPQHVIQRGNNRQVCFASEQDFVAYAHWLLEYSVKYHVEIHAWVMMTNHVHLLCTPRTANAVSEMMQAVGRNYVRYFNFSYKRSGTLWEGRFKSCLVQEEGYLLQLYRYIELNPVRAGMVEQPSDYVWSSYQINALGKESALCTPHPLYLALGSDPASRQAGYRDLFKYHVENQLLADIRLATNKGMALGNGRFEVEVASLTGRRMTANKVGRPVGWRKKSEE, from the coding sequence ATGGCTAGACTACCCAGAGCCTGCCCTGTTGATATTCCCCAGCATGTGATACAGCGCGGCAATAATCGGCAGGTTTGCTTTGCCAGCGAGCAAGATTTTGTGGCCTATGCTCATTGGTTGCTTGAGTATTCCGTCAAATATCATGTTGAAATTCATGCCTGGGTGATGATGACCAACCATGTGCATTTGCTCTGCACGCCACGCACAGCAAATGCCGTTAGCGAGATGATGCAGGCTGTGGGTAGGAATTATGTGCGGTATTTCAACTTCAGCTACAAGCGCAGCGGCACGCTATGGGAAGGGCGGTTTAAATCCTGTTTGGTGCAGGAAGAGGGCTATCTTTTGCAGCTTTATCGTTATATCGAGCTCAATCCTGTCCGAGCTGGGATGGTTGAGCAGCCTTCCGATTATGTTTGGTCCAGCTACCAGATCAATGCCTTGGGTAAAGAATCGGCGCTGTGCACCCCTCATCCCTTGTATCTGGCCTTGGGTAGCGACCCCGCGTCGCGGCAGGCGGGCTATCGTGATTTATTTAAATACCATGTGGAAAATCAACTGTTGGCCGACATCCGCTTAGCGACGAACAAAGGCATGGCGCTTGGCAACGGGCGTTTTGAAGTGGAGGTTGCAAGCCTGACTGGGCGACGCATGACGGCAAACAAGGTCGGGCGGCCTGTTGGCTGGCGGAAGAAATCCGAGGAATAA
- a CDS encoding type II toxin-antitoxin system HipA family toxin — MIKKVDVFYEGWGERWHLATLADDGRKLLFEYSTQAITQGLELSPRHLKVRQQAYSDFPAHQLGLPGLIADALPDGWGLLLMDRLFRQNGMTAERISVLDRLSFIANRAMGALSFLPASEVSLPTDDVHLMNLAQQAQALLNGQDSAILKQLALIGGSPHGARPKVLVHYAAGSAHISTQAFTGSVPWLIKFQAQNEHKEVCAIENLYAQLACDCGLAIPATRYIDLDNKLAAFAIERFDVAGAMRIPTHTLAGLLHADFRLPGTVDYTTFLRATRFLTKDEREVQKAYERTVFNVLFNNRDDHPKNFSYLLQQDRRWVLSPAYDLTFCAGPSGYHQMDVCGEALNITRAHLLRLAEQCTVDMRWAAQILERQLAVSATFAQLAKQYDIRSSSQKHIGNIIAQNATRLQNH, encoded by the coding sequence ATGATTAAAAAAGTGGATGTATTTTATGAAGGCTGGGGCGAGCGTTGGCACCTTGCTACGCTGGCGGATGATGGGCGCAAACTGCTGTTTGAATACAGTACACAGGCCATCACGCAAGGCTTGGAATTATCCCCGCGCCACCTGAAAGTACGCCAGCAAGCTTATAGCGATTTTCCTGCACACCAGCTGGGCCTGCCGGGCTTGATTGCCGATGCGCTGCCCGATGGCTGGGGCTTATTGTTAATGGATAGGCTGTTTCGCCAAAATGGCATGACTGCAGAGCGTATATCGGTACTCGATCGTTTGTCATTTATTGCAAACCGGGCGATGGGCGCATTAAGCTTTTTGCCCGCCAGCGAGGTGAGCTTACCTACGGATGACGTGCACTTAATGAATCTGGCGCAGCAAGCGCAAGCCTTACTCAATGGGCAAGACAGTGCCATCTTAAAACAGCTGGCCTTGATAGGTGGCTCGCCACACGGTGCGCGCCCTAAGGTATTGGTGCATTACGCAGCGGGCAGTGCCCACATCAGCACACAAGCCTTTACGGGAAGTGTGCCTTGGCTGATTAAATTTCAGGCGCAAAACGAGCATAAAGAAGTGTGCGCGATTGAAAACCTATACGCCCAATTGGCGTGTGATTGTGGTTTGGCTATTCCCGCCACACGCTATATAGATCTTGATAACAAGCTTGCCGCATTTGCAATAGAGCGCTTTGATGTGGCAGGGGCGATGCGTATTCCTACGCACACGCTGGCTGGCCTGTTGCACGCTGATTTTCGCTTGCCTGGCACGGTGGATTACACCACGTTTTTGCGCGCGACGCGGTTTTTAACTAAAGACGAGCGCGAAGTACAAAAAGCATACGAGCGCACCGTTTTTAATGTGCTATTCAATAACCGCGACGATCACCCAAAAAACTTTTCCTACCTATTGCAACAAGACCGCCGCTGGGTGCTATCCCCTGCTTACGATCTAACCTTTTGTGCTGGCCCCAGTGGCTATCACCAGATGGATGTTTGCGGTGAAGCGCTAAATATCACCCGCGCTCACCTATTGCGGCTGGCCGAACAATGCACGGTGGATATGCGCTGGGCAGCGCAAATACTGGAGCGGCAACTGGCCGTATCCGCCACCTTTGCCCAGCTGGCTAAGCAATACGATATCCGCAGCAGCAGCCAAAAACACATAGGCAACATCATTGCGCAGAACGCCACGCGCCTACAAAACCATTAA
- a CDS encoding helix-turn-helix domain-containing protein — MLDFNFATYTEICAELGLRLKRQRLAQAITQKDLAASAGVAVGTVKNMESTGLRLWNLPFAL; from the coding sequence ATGTTGGACTTTAATTTTGCTACGTATACAGAAATTTGCGCTGAGCTGGGTTTGCGGCTTAAGCGCCAGCGCTTGGCGCAAGCCATCACCCAAAAAGACTTAGCCGCCAGCGCGGGTGTGGCCGTGGGCACGGTTAAAAATATGGAAAGCACGGGGTTGCGTCTTTGGAATCTGCCATTCGCATTGTGA
- a CDS encoding ParB N-terminal domain-containing protein yields MLNKPVKKPTKIDQLLQSSRQISDESGRRAEIAKGIVSALLGPSPETPSMKIPLSKICRNPFQPRVEFNPQELKILADSILEAGGLIHPIMTRRLPNGDYELLAGERRLQAHEKILLWPEIDAIVRDLDNATSAKVTIIENLNRLI; encoded by the coding sequence ATGTTGAATAAGCCAGTTAAAAAGCCAACTAAAATAGACCAGCTGCTGCAATCATCACGGCAAATTAGTGATGAAAGCGGGCGGCGGGCTGAAATAGCAAAAGGGATTGTATCTGCGCTGCTTGGGCCCAGCCCAGAAACGCCGAGCATGAAAATTCCGCTTTCTAAAATATGCAGAAACCCATTTCAGCCACGTGTTGAATTTAACCCGCAAGAATTAAAAATACTCGCAGATTCGATACTGGAAGCAGGCGGCTTAATTCACCCGATTATGACCAGACGGCTTCCTAATGGCGATTATGAATTACTGGCGGGCGAGCGACGTTTGCAGGCGCATGAAAAAATACTTTTATGGCCAGAAATAGATGCCATTGTTCGTGATCTGGATAACGCAACATCAGCCAAAGTAACAATTATTGAAAACTTGAATCGGTTGATTTAA
- a CDS encoding ParA family protein, with amino-acid sequence MIFVVQVIVTMFFVCVLMFLCFLLLFGIIPNANLLILKCLFLLQQSDKYFTDGVCYAAITVQQLAVFIAILVGKMDVVAVFNQKGGVGKSTTTVQLADGCSSGV; translated from the coding sequence ATGATTTTTGTTGTTCAGGTGATTGTTACTATGTTTTTTGTGTGTGTTTTAATGTTTTTATGCTTTTTATTATTGTTCGGAATTATTCCGAACGCTAACCTCTTGATTTTAAAGTGTTTATTTTTATTACAACAATCGGATAAATATTTCACTGATGGTGTTTGCTATGCCGCTATTACCGTGCAACAATTAGCGGTGTTTATTGCAATTTTGGTCGGTAAAATGGATGTCGTTGCGGTTTTTAATCAAAAGGGTGGCGTTGGTAAAAGCACGACTACCGTTCAATTGGCTGATGGATGCTCCAGCGGGGTATGA